A genomic segment from Branchiostoma floridae strain S238N-H82 chromosome 7, Bfl_VNyyK, whole genome shotgun sequence encodes:
- the LOC118419703 gene encoding proteasome maturation protein-like: protein MCETSKMSLNVTTPASSIEVPLHQTGQYGVKETMKSVEGLSGVKGTLVAAHPLEASEALVRKNQDQVDFTMLRNVQGMHAPLRLQMERHIAGKVQRLPCLHSSNVALDTLRGQDEHIDFNHVLNDPTAPEVMGDPHIMTERRAGILQ, encoded by the exons AGCCTGAACGTCACCACACCAGCTTCCTCCATCGAGGTCCCCCTGCACCAGACTGGGCAGTATGGGGTGAAGGAGACCATGAAGTCAGTCGAGGG GCTGTCTGGAGTGAAGGGTACTCTTGTTGCTGCTCATCCCCTGGAAGCATCTGAAGCATTG GTCCGCAAGAACCAGGATCAAGTGGACTTCACCATGCTGCGCAATGTACAGGGCATGCACGCCCCCTTGCGGCTACAGATGGAAAGGCACATTGCTGGCAAG GTCCAGCGGTTACCATGTCTACACAGCTCCAACGTGGCCCTGGACACCCTACGTGGTCAGGATGAACACATTGACTTCAACCATGTTCTGAACG ACCCTACAGCTCCAGAAGTAATGGGTGATCCCCACATCATGACAGAGAGAAGGGCTGGCATCCTGCAGTAG
- the LOC118419696 gene encoding cytoglobin-2-like has protein sequence MGSLSAKEDGTPDDVTGLTANQIRHIRETWQVVLSNKRANGFAIFRILFTDYPFTKKLFRSMDQVDIDVPEQFEKNIALRAHITRFLHSFDTYVSSLDEPADLQQLLYDTGKSHLRHSVKPEYFDALGNVLMKGLTAVLGKDFTEEVQGAWGTAWGFFVIHLKQGLEDAVRHSAETNGTAAGTDE, from the exons ATGGGCAGTCTTTCGGCAAAAGAGGACGGCacacctgatgacgtcacgggACTGACAGCCAATCAGATCCGTCACATCCGGGAAACCTGGCAGGTCGTCCTGAGCAACAAGAGAGCCAACGGGTTCGCCATCTTCAGGAT ACTGTTCACAGACTACCCGTTCACGAAGAAACTGTTCAGGAGTATGGACCAGGTGGACATAGACGTACCGGAGCAGTTCGAGAAGAACATCGCCCTGCGAGCACACATCACCCGCTTCCTGCACAGCTTCGACACGTACGTGTCCAGTCTGGACGAACCTGCGGACCTGCAGCAGCTACTGTACGATACCGGGAAGAGCCACCTCAGACATAGTGTCAAACCAGAGTACTTCGac GCTCTGGGTAATGTTCTGATGAAGGGTTTGACGGCAGTACTGGGGAAAGACTTCACGGAAGAGGTACAGGGAGCCTGGGGAACTGCCTGGGGATTCTTCGTCATTCATCTGAAGCAGGGTCTGGAGGACGCGGTGCGCCACAGTGCGGAAACAAATGGAACTGCAGCAG GGACAGACGAGTAG